A genome region from Cucumis sativus cultivar 9930 chromosome 4, Cucumber_9930_V3, whole genome shotgun sequence includes the following:
- the LOC101211841 gene encoding nuclear nucleic acid-binding protein C1D: protein MEGGVRDFAVVPEKVMDSVKTTLDNVEQVQTHLISFLSIAEPDVLAQMQPLQRAQSMLLLARVTTTLFALKLRCSGVHLDDHPIKSELERLSLYQDKLERFIGLSKAPLKRSTTLNYQAATRFIEHSLPDLTQEQKLSMRDISRGKGQKMKQLERNVQKKRKYQSSEKQSVQTAAKEFLEKAARELLGDCNGGLQGPLCGDALDDDALQED, encoded by the exons ATGGAGGGAGGTGTTCGAGATTTCGCTGTTGTGCCGGAGAAAGTGATGGATTCAGTGAAGACGACATTGGACAATGTAGAACAAGTCCAAACTCACCTTATTTCCTTCTTGTCTATCGCCGAGCCTGACGTCCTTGCTCAAATGCAGCCTCTCCAACGGGCTCAGTCTATGCTTTTGCTTGCTAGAGTCACTACCACTCTCTTCgcat TGAAGTTGAGGTGTAGCGGAGTTCATCTTGATGATCATCCTATCAAATCAGAGCTT GAGAGATTAAGCTTGTATCAAGACAAACTAGAACGGTTCATAGGCTTGAGTAAAG CGCCATTGAAGCGTTCTACTACCTTGAACTATCAAGCAGCTACTCGCTTTATTGAACATTCTCTGCCTGATCTAACTCAAG AGCAAAAGCTGAGTATGAGGGATATCAGTAGAGGAAAGGGGCAAAAAATGAAGCAATTAGAGAGGAACGTACAGAAGAAGAGGAAGTATCAGTCTTCTGAAAAACAATCTGTTCAAACTGCTGCTAAGGAATTTCTTGAGAAAGCAGCGCGTGAGCTTCTTGGTGATTGTAATGGAGGTTTGCAGGGTCCATTGTGTGGGGATGCTTTAGATGATGATGCCCTGCAGGAGGATTGA
- the LOC101213052 gene encoding pentatricopeptide repeat-containing protein At4g31850, chloroplastic has translation MSLVIVTSLSMFGTCCNGAFSECQVYVSSCNRSSRGLIWESLGDFQTATLSMVNWKKHRKKRKDFCRLALQNPEQVMVVKGKTEIRVSEDEVLGVLKSMTDPIRALSYFYSISEFPTVLHTTETCNFMLEFLRVHDKVEDMAAVFEFMQKKIIRRDLDTYLTIFKALSIRGGLRQMTTVLNKMRKAGFVLNAYSYNGLIHLLIQSGFCGEALEVYRRMVSEGLKPSLKTYSALMVALGKKRDSEMVMVLLKEMEDLGLRPNVYTFTICIRVLGRAGKIDEAYEIFRRMDDEGCGPDLVTYTVLIDALCNAGQLENAKELFVKMKANGHKPDQVIYITLLDKFNDFGDLDTFKEFWSQMEADGYMPDVVTFTILVDVLCKARDFDEAFATFDVMRKQGILPNLHTYNTLICGLLRAGRIEDALKLLDTMESVGVQPTAYTYITFIDYFGKSGETGKAVETFEKMKAKGIVPNIVACNASLYSLAEMGRLREAKTMFNGLRENGLAPDSVTYNMMMKCYSKVGQVDEAVNLLSEMIRNGCEPDVIVVNSLIDSLYKAGRVDEAWQMFDRMKDMKLSPTVVTYNTLLSGLGKEGRVQKAIELFESMIEKKCSPNTISFNTLLDCFCKNDEVELALKMFSKMTVMDCKPDVLTYNTVIYGLIKENKVNHAFWFFHQLKKSMHPDHVTICTLLPGLVKCGQIGDAISIARDFMYQVRFRVNRSFWEDLMGGTLVEAEMDKAIIFAEELVLNGICREDSFLIPLVRVLCKHKRELYAYQIFDKFTKKLGISPTLASYNCLIGELLEVHYTEKAWDLFKDMKNVGCAPDAFTFNMLLAVHGKSGKITELFELYKEMISRRCKPDAITYNIVISSLAKSNNLDKALDFFYDLVSSDFRPTPRTYGPLIDGLAKVGRLEEAMRLFEEMSDYGCKPNCAIFNILINGYGKIGDTETACQLFKRMVNEGIRPDLKSYTILVDCLCLAGRVDEALYYFNELKSTGLDPDFIAYNRIINGLGKSQRMEEALALYNEMRNRGIVPDLYTYNSLMLNLGLAGMVEQAKRMYEELQLAGLEPDVFTYNALIRGYSLSENPEHAYTVYKNMMVDGCNPNIGTYAQLPNQS, from the coding sequence ATGTCACTTGTAATTGTTACATCTTTGAGTATGTTCGGCACCTGTTGCAATGGTGCTTTTAGTGAATGTCAGGTATATGTTTCGAGCTGTAATAGATCATCTAGAGGATTGATATGGGAAAGTTTGGGGGATTTTCAAACTGCGACTTTGTCTATGGTGAATTGGAAGAAGCACAGGAAGAAGCGGAAGGATTTTTGCCGGCTTGCGTTGCAAAATCCGGAGCAAGTGATGGTGGTGAAAGGAAAGACGGAAATCCGAGTGTCCGAAGATGAAGTTCTTGGGGTTTTGAAATCGATGACAGATCCTATACGTGCTCTTTCTTACTTTTACTCTATATCTGAGTTTCCTACTGTTCTGCATACCACAGAGACGTGCAATTTCATGCTTGAATTCTTAAGAGTACATGACAAGGTCGAGGATATGGCTGCTGTTTTTGAATTCATGcagaagaaaattattagGAGAGATTTGGATACTTACTTGACTATCTTTAAAGCTCTTTCCATCAGAGGTGGGCTTCGGCAGATGACGACTGTGCTAAATAAGATGAGAAAAGCTGGATTTGTCTTGAATGCATATTCATACAATGGATTGATCCATTTGCTGATTCAATCAGGATTCTGTGGTGAGGCCTTGGAAGTTTACAGAAGAATGGTTTCAGAAGGGCTTAAGCCTAGCCTGAAGACATATTCAGCACTTATGGTTGCGTTGGGAAAGAAGAGGGACTCGGAGATGGTAATGGTTCTGTTGAAAGAGATGGAAGATTTAGGATTGAGGCCAAATGTTTACACATTCACAATATGCATAAGAGTACTAGGGAGGGCTGGGAAAATTGACGAGGCATATGAGATATTTAGAAGAATGGATGATGAAGGTTGTGGACCTGACCTTGTTACTTATACAGTCCTCATTGATGCTCTTTGTAATGCAGGACAGTTGGAAAATGCTAAGGAGTTGTTTGTGAAGATGAAAGCTAATGGCCACAAACCTGATCAAGTTATCTACATTACTCTGTTGGACAAGTTCAACGATTTTGGAGACTTGGACACATTTAAAGAATTTTGGAGTCAGATGGAAGCGGATGGGTATATGCCTGATGTAGTTACCTTCACTATTCTTGTTGATGTGTTATGCAAAGCCAGAGACTTTGATGAAGCATTTGCTACCTTTGATGTCATGAGAAAGCAAGGTATCTTGCCAAATCTTCATACTTATAACACACTTATTTGTGGACTGTTGAGGGCAGGTAGAATTGAGGATGCACTAAAGCTTTTAGATACTATGGAATCCGTAGGTGTTCAACCTACTGCTTATACGTACATTACTTTTATTGACTATTTTGGAAAATCTGGAGAAACTGGCAAAGCTGTTGAAACCTTTGAGAAGATGAAAGCTAAAGGAATTGTTCCAAATATTGTAGCGTGCAATGCATCGTTGTACAGCCTTGCTGAAATGGGGAGGTTAAGAGAAGCAAAAACCATGTTCAATGGGCTTAGAGAGAATGGTTTAGCTCCAGATTCAGTGACCTATAACATGATGATGAAGTGCTATAGCAAAGTAGGACAAGTAGATGAGGCTGTGAATTTGCTTTCTGAGATGATAAGAAATGGATGTGAACCTGATGTGATTGTGGTTAACTCTTTGATTGATTCACTTTACAAGGCTGGACGAGTTGATGAAGCATGGCAAATGTTTGACAGAATGAAGGACATGAAGCTTTCTCCAACAGTTGTGACCTATAATACGTTACTCTCTGGATTAGGGAAAGAGGGTCGAGTCCAGAAAGccattgaattatttgaaagtatGATTGAAAAAAAGTGTTCTCCGAATACGATATCTTTTAACACGCTCCTGGATTGCTTTTGCAAAAATGATGAGGTCGAATTGgctttaaaaatgttttctaaaatgacTGTAATGGACTGTAAACCTGATGTCTTGACCTACAACACTGTTATTTATGGCttgatcaaagaaaacaaagtaaatCATGCATTCTGGTTCTTCCACCAGCTGAAGAAATCGATGCACCCTGATCATGTCACAATATGTACCCTTCTTCCTGGCCTCGTGAAGTGTGGGCAGATAGGGGATGCTATATCGATTGCAAGGGATTTTATGTATCAAGTCCGTTTTCGTGTAAATAGATCTTTCTGGGAAGATTTAATGGGAGGTACATTAGTTGAAGCTGAGATGGACAAGGCTATTATATTTGCTGAAGAATTGGTATTGAATGGGATCTGTAGGGAAGACTCGTTCTTAATACCTCTAGTTAGAGTTTTGTGTAAGCATAAGAGAGAACTTTATGCttatcaaatatttgacaaatttacaaaGAAATTGGGAATCAGTCCAACGTTGGCATCGTATAATTGTTTGATAGGTGAGCTTCTTGAAGTCCATTACACCGAAAAGGCCTGGGATCTTTTTAAGGATATGAAGAACGTTGGTTGTGCTCCCGATGCTTTTACCTTCAACATGCTACTTGCCGTTCATGGAAAGTCTGGGAAAATCACTGAACTCTTTGAACTGTACAAAGAGATGATTTCAAGGAGATGCAAGCCAGACGCCATAACTTACAACATTGTCATCTCCAGTCTTGCAAAATCTAATAACTTGGATAAGGCTTTAGATTTTTTCTATGATCTTGTTAGTAGTGATTTCCGCCCCACTCCTCGCACTTATGGCCCTTTGATAGACGGACTAGCAAAAGTGGGGCGCTTAGAGGAAGCAATGCGGCTTTTTGAAGAGATGTCAGACTATGGATGCAAGCCAAACTGTGCAATATTCAACATTTTGATAAATGGATATGGGAAAATAGGTGACACAGAAACCGCTTGTCAGTTGTTTAAAAGGATGGTGAATGAGGGTATAAGGCCAGACTTGAAATCATACACCATTCTTGTAGATTGCCTCTGCCTTGCTGGAAGAGTTGATGAAGCTTTATACTATTTCAATGAACTGAAATCAACCGGTCTTGATCCTGACTTTATCGCTTATAATCGTATAATAAACGGTCTTGGAAAATCGCAAAGAATGGAGGAAGCTCTCGCCTTATACAATGAAATGCGAAACAGAGGCATTGTTCCTGACCTGTACACTTATAATTCATTGATGCTTAATCTTGGGCTCGCTGGAATGGTGGAACAAGCCAAGAGAATGTATGAAGAGCTCCAACTTGCTGGTTTAGAACCTGACGTCTTCACTTATAATGCTCTCATTCGAGGGTACAGCTTGTCGGAGAACCCCGAGCACGCTTATACAGTTTATAAGAACATGATGGTCGACGGCTGCAACCCCAACATTGGTACGTACGCCCAGCTCCCTAATCAATCTTGA